The Beijerinckiaceae bacterium RH AL1 genome has a segment encoding these proteins:
- the ocd gene encoding Ornithine cyclodeaminase (ID:RHAL1_02560;~source:Prodigal:2.6), whose protein sequence is MVRYVGLETMKQLVAAVGVEPLLVGLTAAIEADFARWEAFEKAPRPASHSPHGVIELMPTTDGTHYAFKYVNGHPANAALGKLTVTGLGVLADVATGYPLLISEMTLLTALRTAATSALAARHLARRDARVMALIGLGAQSEFQALAFRALLGIEHLRVYDVDPAATRKFVRNLRGRGLTIVEAATAQEAVAGADIVTTATADKRHASVLPPEALRPGMHINAIGGDCPGKTELHPDVLRAASIFVEFEPQTRIEGDIQLLAPDHPVTELWRVVAGAAPGRRDDREITLFDSVGFAVEDFAALRFIEAQVAAIGVTVLDLVPDLAEPRDLFGLLDGGAAPPLGQPMVTTSLPAAWRAAKAAIALPPSASG, encoded by the coding sequence ATGGTCCGCTACGTCGGGCTCGAGACGATGAAGCAGCTGGTCGCCGCGGTCGGCGTCGAGCCGCTGCTCGTCGGGCTGACCGCGGCGATCGAGGCCGACTTCGCGCGCTGGGAGGCGTTCGAGAAGGCGCCGCGCCCCGCGAGCCACTCGCCGCATGGCGTGATCGAGCTGATGCCGACGACCGACGGCACCCACTACGCCTTCAAGTACGTCAACGGCCATCCCGCCAACGCCGCGCTCGGCAAGCTCACCGTCACGGGGCTCGGCGTGCTGGCGGATGTCGCCACCGGCTATCCGCTGCTTATCAGCGAGATGACGCTGCTCACCGCGCTACGGACCGCCGCGACCTCGGCCCTGGCCGCGCGCCACCTCGCGCGCCGCGACGCGCGCGTGATGGCGCTGATCGGCCTCGGCGCGCAGTCGGAGTTCCAGGCCCTGGCCTTCCGCGCCTTGCTCGGCATCGAGCATCTGCGCGTCTACGACGTCGATCCCGCCGCGACGCGCAAGTTCGTGCGCAACCTGCGCGGCCGGGGCTTAACGATCGTCGAGGCCGCGACGGCGCAGGAGGCGGTGGCGGGCGCCGACATCGTCACGACGGCGACCGCCGACAAGCGACATGCCTCCGTGCTTCCGCCGGAGGCGCTTCGTCCCGGGATGCACATCAACGCCATCGGCGGCGACTGCCCGGGCAAGACCGAGCTGCACCCCGACGTGCTGCGGGCCGCCTCGATCTTCGTCGAGTTCGAGCCGCAGACCCGGATCGAGGGCGACATCCAGCTTCTGGCGCCCGACCACCCCGTGACGGAGCTGTGGCGCGTCGTGGCCGGCGCTGCGCCCGGCCGGCGCGACGACCGCGAGATCACGCTCTTCGACTCCGTCGGCTTCGCGGTGGAAGATTTCGCCGCGCTGCGCTTTATCGAGGCGCAGGTCGCGGCGATCGGCGTGACGGTGCTCGACCTGGTCCCGGACCTCGCCGAGCCGCGCGACCTGTTCGGGCTTTTGGACGGCGGCGCGGCGCCGCCGCTCGGTCAGCCCATGGTGACGACGAGCTTGCCGGCGGCCTGGCGTGCCGCCAAGGCGGCGATCGCCTTGCCGCCTTCGGCGAGCGGGTAG
- the araE gene encoding Alpha-ketoglutaric semialdehyde dehydrogenase 1 (ID:RHAL1_02558;~source:Prodigal:2.6), which translates to MYPNTLLHIDGEWRPAEGNRADPVINPATEEKIGTVAHASRADLDDALAATERGFHVWRNVSAFERSKLMRKAADLVRERADTIARIMTMEQGKPLAEAKMETMAAADTIDWFAEEARRAYGRVVPARSPGVYQLVIKEPVGPVAAFTPWNFPLNQVVRKLSGALAAGCSIIVKAPEETPASPAELIRCFADAGVPKGVIGLVYGVPAEISEYLVPHPVIRKVTFTGSTPVGKHLAALAGQHMKRVTMELGGHAPVIVMDDADIEVAAKQIATAKFRNAGQVCVSPTRFLVQEKVYSEFVDRFVGVAKGVKVGDGLAEGTTMGPLANERRIPAIESLIQDAVQHGAEVRTGGSRIGNKGYFFEPTVVTGVNRDMRMMNEEPFGPLAMMLPFTDLDEAVEEANRLPYGLAAYAYTRSAKVANAIATRVETGMMTINHLGLALPEIPFGGVKDSGYGSEGGSEAIEAYLNPKLVTQAGM; encoded by the coding sequence ATGTATCCGAACACGCTTCTCCATATCGACGGCGAATGGCGCCCGGCCGAGGGCAACCGCGCCGATCCCGTGATCAACCCGGCGACCGAGGAGAAGATCGGAACCGTCGCGCATGCCTCGCGCGCCGACCTCGACGATGCGCTGGCCGCGACCGAGCGCGGCTTCCACGTGTGGCGGAACGTGTCCGCGTTCGAGCGGTCCAAGCTGATGCGCAAGGCGGCCGACCTCGTGCGCGAGCGCGCCGACACGATCGCCCGAATCATGACGATGGAGCAGGGCAAGCCGCTGGCCGAAGCCAAGATGGAGACGATGGCGGCGGCCGACACCATCGACTGGTTCGCCGAGGAGGCGCGCCGCGCCTATGGCCGGGTCGTGCCGGCACGTTCGCCGGGCGTCTACCAGCTCGTCATCAAGGAGCCGGTCGGCCCCGTCGCGGCCTTCACGCCCTGGAACTTCCCGCTGAACCAGGTGGTGCGCAAGCTCTCCGGCGCGCTCGCCGCGGGGTGCTCGATCATCGTCAAGGCGCCGGAGGAGACGCCCGCCTCGCCCGCCGAGCTGATCCGGTGCTTCGCCGATGCCGGCGTGCCGAAGGGCGTGATCGGCCTCGTCTACGGCGTGCCCGCCGAGATTTCCGAGTACCTCGTGCCGCATCCGGTGATCCGGAAGGTGACGTTCACGGGCTCGACGCCGGTCGGCAAGCACCTCGCCGCGCTCGCCGGCCAGCACATGAAGCGCGTCACCATGGAGCTCGGCGGCCATGCACCGGTCATCGTCATGGACGATGCAGACATCGAGGTCGCCGCCAAGCAGATCGCCACCGCCAAGTTCCGCAACGCCGGCCAGGTCTGCGTCTCGCCGACGCGGTTCCTGGTGCAGGAGAAGGTCTACTCGGAGTTCGTCGACCGGTTCGTCGGCGTCGCCAAGGGCGTGAAGGTCGGTGACGGGCTGGCCGAGGGCACGACCATGGGCCCGCTCGCCAACGAGCGCCGCATCCCGGCGATCGAGTCGCTGATCCAGGACGCCGTGCAGCACGGCGCCGAGGTGCGCACCGGCGGCAGCCGCATCGGCAACAAGGGCTATTTCTTCGAGCCGACCGTCGTCACCGGCGTGAACCGCGACATGCGGATGATGAACGAGGAGCCGTTCGGCCCGCTCGCCATGATGCTGCCCTTCACCGACCTCGACGAGGCGGTCGAGGAGGCGAACCGGCTGCCCTACGGGCTTGCCGCCTACGCCTACACGCGCTCGGCCAAAGTCGCGAATGCGATCGCGACGCGCGTCGAGACCGGCATGATGACGATCAACCACCTCGGCCTCGCACTGCCCGAGATCCCCTTCGGCGGCGTCAAGGATTCGGGCTACGGCTCGGAGGGCGGCTCCGAGGCGATCGAGGCCTATCTCAACCCGAAGCTGGTGACCCAGGCGGGGATGTAA
- a CDS encoding N-formylglutamate amidohydrolase (ID:RHAL1_02555;~source:Prodigal:2.6): MSRRGPDGSLQDDTLHEPEFDPPFEVVEPAALTCPLVFSSPHSGSVYPRRFLEVSRLDANALRRSEDAFVDELFAGVTTLGAPLLRARFPRAYLDLNREAYELDPRMFEGRLPAFANTRSVRVAGGLGTIARVVGESQEIYASRLSVTEALTRIERLYKPYHARLSQLMERAQARFGVAILVDCHSMPSMPSGALGADKRVLTDFVVGDRYGTSAAVQLVEVLERAMRERGFVVQRNKPYAGGYITEHYGTPAAGYHAIQIEVNRAIYMDESKLERAPRFPQMAADITAIIGDLAAFTAGYGLKAAAE, encoded by the coding sequence ATGAGCAGACGGGGGCCAGACGGGTCTCTGCAGGACGACACTCTCCACGAGCCGGAGTTCGATCCGCCGTTCGAGGTGGTCGAGCCGGCGGCGTTGACCTGCCCCCTCGTGTTCTCCTCGCCGCATTCGGGGTCGGTGTACCCGCGTCGGTTTCTCGAGGTGTCGCGGCTCGATGCGAATGCGCTGCGCCGCTCGGAGGACGCCTTCGTCGACGAGCTGTTCGCCGGGGTGACGACGCTCGGCGCCCCGCTGCTGCGCGCGCGGTTTCCGCGGGCCTATCTCGACCTCAACCGCGAAGCCTACGAGCTGGACCCGCGCATGTTCGAGGGCCGGCTGCCGGCTTTTGCCAACACGCGCTCCGTGCGGGTCGCCGGCGGGCTCGGCACCATCGCCCGGGTCGTCGGGGAATCGCAGGAGATCTACGCCTCCCGCCTCAGCGTGACCGAGGCGCTGACGCGCATTGAGCGGCTTTACAAGCCCTACCACGCCCGCCTCAGCCAGCTCATGGAGCGCGCGCAGGCGAGGTTCGGCGTGGCGATCCTCGTCGACTGCCACTCCATGCCGTCGATGCCCTCGGGGGCGCTCGGCGCCGACAAGCGCGTCCTTACCGACTTCGTCGTGGGCGACCGCTACGGGACCAGCGCGGCGGTGCAGCTCGTCGAGGTGCTGGAGCGCGCGATGCGCGAGCGCGGGTTTGTTGTGCAGCGCAACAAGCCGTACGCCGGCGGCTACATCACCGAGCACTACGGCACGCCGGCGGCCGGCTACCATGCCATCCAGATCGAGGTGAACCGCGCGATCTACATGGACGAGAGCAAGCTCGAGCGCGCGCCGCGGTTTCCGCAGATGGCCGCCGATATCACCGCGATCATCGGCGATCTTGCAGCCTTTACAGCAGGTTACGGGCTGAAGGCGGCTGCCGAGTAG
- a CDS encoding exported protein of unknown function (ID:RHAL1_02550;~source:Prodigal:2.6) has product MTSVRLLSPHLVASIGAAAMVLGFCVQPASAQDAQMYRPELPQALEASADRQRPVFRDTCDRAYPRDEWQACGTQTGGPVGGRN; this is encoded by the coding sequence ATGACAAGCGTTCGGCTCCTTTCGCCCCATTTGGTCGCATCAATTGGTGCGGCAGCGATGGTCCTCGGCTTTTGCGTGCAGCCGGCCTCGGCGCAGGACGCGCAGATGTACCGCCCCGAGCTGCCGCAGGCTCTCGAGGCGTCGGCAGATCGGCAGCGGCCAGTCTTCCGCGACACCTGCGATCGCGCCTATCCGAGGGACGAGTGGCAGGCGTGCGGCACGCAGACCGGCGGCCCCGTCGGCGGACGCAATTGA
- a CDS encoding Histidinol-phosphate phosphatase (ID:RHAL1_02554;~source:Prodigal:2.6), with protein MPAVDFAAFVEKLGDAASEAILPFFRSSFGTEDKGKGGSFDPVTEADRAAEVAMRRMIEAQFPSHGIIGEEFGAKNADAEYVWVLDPIDGTKAFISGLPTWGVLIGLLHHGKPCYGMMVQPFTRERFVGDGTKASWVGEGLGASRGRRRLGTRACTGLKSATVMTTSPLLYADEKLDALRRVESVSKLVRYGCDCYAFAMLAAGQVDCVLESGVQAYDVVALIPIVEGAGGVFTDWKGGDASKGGDVIACGDRRLHDEVLARLRAAS; from the coding sequence ATGCCAGCCGTTGATTTCGCCGCTTTCGTCGAGAAGCTGGGCGACGCGGCGAGCGAGGCGATCCTGCCGTTCTTCCGAAGCTCCTTCGGCACCGAGGACAAGGGCAAGGGCGGATCCTTCGATCCCGTGACCGAGGCCGACCGCGCCGCCGAGGTCGCGATGCGCCGGATGATCGAGGCGCAGTTCCCGAGCCACGGCATCATCGGCGAGGAGTTCGGCGCCAAGAACGCCGATGCCGAATACGTCTGGGTGCTCGACCCGATCGACGGCACCAAGGCCTTCATCTCCGGCCTGCCGACCTGGGGCGTCCTCATCGGCCTCCTGCATCACGGCAAGCCTTGCTACGGCATGATGGTGCAGCCCTTCACGCGCGAGCGGTTCGTCGGCGACGGCACCAAGGCGAGCTGGGTCGGCGAAGGGCTCGGCGCGTCGCGCGGCCGCCGCCGCCTCGGCACCCGCGCCTGCACCGGCCTCAAGTCGGCGACGGTGATGACGACGTCGCCGCTGCTCTACGCCGACGAGAAGCTCGACGCGCTGCGCCGCGTCGAAAGCGTCTCGAAGCTCGTGCGCTACGGGTGCGACTGCTACGCCTTCGCTATGCTCGCGGCCGGCCAGGTCGATTGCGTGCTGGAGTCCGGCGTCCAGGCCTACGATGTCGTCGCGCTGATCCCGATCGTCGAGGGTGCCGGGGGCGTCTTCACCGACTGGAAGGGCGGCGATGCGTCGAAGGGCGGCGACGTCATCGCCTGCGGCGACCGCCGGCTGCACGACGAGGTGCTGGCGCGCCTTCGCGCAGCGTCGTAG
- the crcB gene encoding putative fluoride ion transporter CrcB (ID:RHAL1_02553;~source:Prodigal:2.6) encodes MLTYLYVALGGAIGSVARFALSGSIARAANEVFPWGTLIVNIIGCFTIGFFATLTGPGGRVPATPDARAFVMVGICGGFTTFSSFSLQTLTLARDGDMLRAGANIVASVLFCLIGAWLGVAAGTALNHVRG; translated from the coding sequence GTGCTCACGTATCTCTACGTCGCACTCGGCGGTGCCATAGGCTCGGTCGCGCGCTTCGCCCTCTCGGGCAGCATCGCGCGCGCCGCCAACGAGGTGTTCCCTTGGGGCACGCTGATCGTGAACATCATCGGCTGCTTCACCATCGGGTTCTTCGCGACGCTGACGGGGCCGGGCGGCAGGGTCCCCGCGACGCCCGACGCCCGTGCCTTCGTCATGGTCGGCATCTGCGGCGGCTTCACCACCTTCTCCTCGTTCAGCCTGCAGACGCTGACGCTGGCGCGCGACGGCGACATGCTGCGGGCGGGCGCAAACATCGTTGCCTCGGTGCTGTTCTGCCTCATCGGCGCCTGGCTCGGCGTCGCCGCCGGCACCGCGCTCAATCATGTCAGGGGCTAG
- a CDS encoding Dienelactone hydrolase (ID:RHAL1_02551;~source:Prodigal:2.6): MCDDDIHQGMTHDPGVSRRTFGAAAMATAALAGTPALADADVVEKDVDVKTPDGTADSALFHPTGKGPWPTVLIWTDILGLRPVFRQMGRRLAAQGYLVLVPNPFYRQKHAPVVDGSFDFTKPEDRAKVMPLAAALTPDGTQRDAVAFQAFLDAQPEADTKAKAGVQGYCMGGPLTFRTAAALPSRIAAAATFHGGNLATAKPDSPHLLIPQMKAAVYCAVADNDDKRDPAVKDTLKQAFADAHVPGRVEVYEGANHGWCVKGSAVYNEAAAERAWAELMALYKSQLYA; encoded by the coding sequence ATGTGTGACGACGACATCCACCAGGGCATGACGCACGATCCCGGCGTCTCGCGCCGGACCTTTGGCGCCGCGGCGATGGCGACCGCGGCGCTCGCGGGCACCCCAGCGCTGGCCGACGCCGACGTCGTCGAGAAGGACGTCGACGTGAAGACGCCGGACGGCACGGCCGACTCCGCGCTGTTCCATCCGACCGGCAAGGGGCCCTGGCCGACCGTGCTGATCTGGACCGACATCCTCGGGCTGCGGCCGGTGTTCCGGCAGATGGGCCGGCGGCTGGCGGCGCAGGGCTATCTCGTCCTTGTGCCGAACCCCTTCTATCGCCAGAAGCACGCGCCGGTCGTCGACGGCTCGTTCGACTTCACGAAGCCCGAGGATCGCGCCAAGGTCATGCCGCTCGCCGCTGCGCTCACACCCGATGGCACGCAGCGCGATGCCGTCGCCTTCCAGGCCTTTCTCGACGCGCAGCCAGAGGCCGACACCAAGGCGAAGGCCGGCGTGCAGGGCTACTGCATGGGCGGGCCGCTCACGTTCCGCACAGCGGCGGCGCTGCCGTCACGCATCGCCGCGGCCGCGACGTTCCACGGCGGCAACCTCGCGACCGCCAAGCCCGACAGCCCGCACCTGCTGATCCCGCAGATGAAGGCCGCGGTCTATTGCGCCGTGGCCGACAACGACGACAAGCGCGATCCGGCTGTGAAGGACACGCTGAAGCAGGCTTTCGCCGACGCGCACGTGCCGGGGCGCGTCGAGGTCTATGAGGGCGCAAACCACGGCTGGTGCGTCAAGGGCAGCGCCGTCTACAACGAGGCGGCGGCCGAGCGGGCGTGGGCGGAGCTCATGGCGCTGTACAAGAGCCAGCTTTACGCCTGA
- a CDS encoding hypothetical protein (ID:RHAL1_02552;~conserved membrane protein of unknown function;~source:Prodigal:2.6) yields the protein MFFAKLLVALVAVLNFGGLVADAIWPFGARQHLRNPAWPPHAKFHNAQTMVIGLLSGALSLAILFLAKPLTLPLFLIAAVTAANYFVAMLVAQLFPGVAWCDPEFAAVTPRPLGLAPQQLVSGIACAVVGVAIVMAIVSA from the coding sequence ATGTTCTTTGCAAAGCTCCTCGTCGCCCTCGTGGCGGTCCTCAACTTCGGCGGCCTCGTCGCCGATGCCATCTGGCCGTTCGGCGCCAGGCAGCATCTGAGAAACCCCGCCTGGCCGCCGCACGCGAAGTTCCACAATGCGCAGACGATGGTGATCGGCCTCCTCTCCGGCGCGCTGTCGCTGGCGATCCTGTTTCTCGCCAAACCATTGACCCTGCCGCTGTTCCTCATCGCGGCCGTCACGGCGGCGAACTACTTCGTGGCGATGCTCGTCGCGCAGCTCTTCCCGGGCGTCGCGTGGTGCGATCCGGAGTTCGCCGCCGTCACGCCGCGCCCGCTCGGCCTCGCGCCGCAGCAGCTCGTCAGCGGCATCGCCTGCGCGGTGGTGGGTGTCGCGATCGTGATGGCGATCGTCTCTGCCTGA
- a CDS encoding NADPH:quinone oxidoreductase (ID:RHAL1_02559;~source:Prodigal:2.6), whose translation MKALLSKTPGGPDTLALQDVPDPAPGKGEIRIAVKACGVNFPDSLIIEDKYQIKPPRPFAPGGEVAGVVDAVGEGVDAALVGKKMIGFIGHGGMAEKVVLDARRAAPMPESMPFETAAAFVMTYATTIHALKDRAALKAGETLLVLGAAGGVGLAAIELGKAYGARVVAAVSSQAKLDLALAHGADSGLVYPTGPFSTDGRKALSKLFKDAVGEAGADVIYDPVGGDYTEAALRAIAWEGRLLVVGFPAGIAKLPLNLTLLKSCQVVGVFWGAFVQRDPKGSAANNAELMKLYAEGKLKPEISATYPLAEGGKAIAALAARQAAGKLVVTMG comes from the coding sequence ATGAAGGCCCTGCTCAGCAAGACCCCCGGCGGACCCGACACCCTCGCCCTCCAAGATGTGCCCGATCCGGCACCGGGCAAGGGCGAGATCCGTATCGCGGTGAAAGCCTGCGGGGTGAATTTTCCCGATTCGCTGATCATCGAGGACAAGTATCAGATCAAACCGCCGCGCCCGTTCGCGCCGGGCGGCGAGGTCGCGGGCGTGGTCGACGCGGTGGGCGAAGGCGTCGACGCGGCCCTCGTCGGGAAGAAGATGATCGGCTTCATCGGCCACGGCGGCATGGCGGAGAAGGTCGTGCTCGACGCGCGCCGCGCCGCGCCGATGCCGGAGTCGATGCCGTTCGAGACGGCGGCCGCCTTCGTCATGACCTACGCGACGACCATCCATGCCTTGAAGGACCGGGCGGCGCTGAAGGCCGGCGAGACCCTGCTCGTGCTGGGAGCCGCAGGCGGCGTCGGACTGGCGGCGATCGAGCTCGGCAAGGCCTACGGCGCGCGGGTCGTCGCGGCCGTCTCCTCGCAGGCCAAGCTCGACCTCGCGCTGGCGCACGGCGCCGATTCGGGCCTCGTCTACCCGACCGGGCCGTTCAGCACGGACGGGCGCAAGGCGCTCTCGAAGCTGTTCAAGGACGCGGTCGGCGAGGCCGGTGCCGACGTGATCTACGACCCCGTCGGCGGCGACTACACCGAGGCGGCGCTCCGCGCGATCGCCTGGGAGGGCCGTCTCCTCGTCGTCGGCTTCCCCGCCGGAATCGCCAAGCTGCCGCTCAACCTCACGCTACTGAAGAGCTGCCAGGTCGTCGGCGTCTTCTGGGGCGCCTTCGTGCAGCGCGATCCGAAAGGCAGCGCCGCCAACAATGCCGAGCTGATGAAGCTCTACGCCGAAGGCAAGCTGAAGCCGGAGATCTCGGCGACCTACCCGCTCGCCGAAGGCGGCAAGGCGATCGCCGCCTTGGCGGCACGCCAGGCCGCCGGCAAGCTCGTCGTCACCATGGGCTGA
- the cpdR gene encoding Response regulator receiver protein CpdR (ID:RHAL1_02556;~source:Prodigal:2.6), with amino-acid sequence MNRAGANLIQPVRQPDPDMTNPETIVAGKILLAEDDNDMRRFLAKALQNAGFDVSAYDNGLSAYNRLREEPFELLLTDIVMPEMDGIELARRATELDPDIKVMFITGFAAVALNPDNNAPKQAKVLSKPFHLKDLVNEVQRLLAA; translated from the coding sequence ATGAATCGCGCCGGCGCCAACCTCATTCAGCCCGTTCGACAGCCGGACCCGGACATGACCAACCCCGAAACCATCGTGGCCGGTAAGATCCTGCTGGCCGAAGACGACAACGACATGCGTCGCTTCCTCGCCAAGGCTCTGCAGAACGCCGGCTTCGACGTGTCCGCCTACGATAACGGCCTGTCCGCCTATAACCGTTTGCGCGAGGAGCCGTTCGAGCTGCTCCTCACCGATATCGTCATGCCCGAGATGGACGGCATCGAGCTGGCGCGGCGGGCCACCGAGCTCGACCCCGACATCAAGGTCATGTTCATCACCGGCTTCGCCGCCGTCGCGCTCAACCCCGACAACAACGCGCCGAAGCAGGCGAAGGTGCTGTCGAAGCCGTTTCATCTCAAGGACTTGGTCAACGAAGTTCAACGTCTGCTGGCGGCTTAG
- a CDS encoding Sodium/hydrogen exchanger (ID:RHAL1_02557;~source:Prodigal:2.6) produces MTPLAPEQYKDTLLFLTTAGLVVPLFRRLRMSPVIGFLSAGAALGPYGLGRVAHHSAVLSFFALDQVHNIEAIAEFGVVFLLFMIGLELSFERLSRLRKLVFGLGALQLGLSGVVLAGIALWLGQPPAAAIVLGAGLALSSTAVIIPVMAERRRLGTAAGRTVFSVLLFQDLMVAPLIFLVTMLTIRTGDSLGVTLAYTLLPAIAGLLLLVGGGRLLLRPLFHHVAAAGSTEFFMAACLLVVIGTGVITAISGMSMSLGAFIAGLLLAETEYRREIEVTIEPFKGLLLGLFFVAIGAGLDFSEIAHHPALTVGLAAGFIAIKIVVTFLSARAMKLSWRVATESAFMLAPGGEFAFVLVGAAIDGRIIGHAVGANVEIAVTLSLFAVPSLGWAARRLTRRLPSGDRHLTAVPKVEEGGATPRALIIGYGRVGQLIAEMLRKHEITFLALDESIATVREHRRKGVPITYGNASRIELLERCGLMGVDTVIITLDRADVAEEIVRLVRARRADVTIVARARDAEHAARLYELGVTDAVPETIEASLQLTEAVLSDMGMPMGLVIASIHEKRDDFRKLLQPVAGAAEERRAIKMSLRVKDMNKRVEAARKKEKDRAAPGPTPKLEPEGASLEDPPKPPADVELR; encoded by the coding sequence ATGACGCCCCTCGCGCCGGAACAGTACAAGGACACGCTGCTGTTCCTCACGACGGCGGGGCTCGTCGTGCCGCTGTTCCGGCGGCTGCGGATGAGCCCGGTCATCGGCTTCCTGTCGGCGGGCGCGGCGCTCGGGCCCTATGGGCTCGGGCGGGTCGCGCACCACTCGGCGGTGCTCTCCTTCTTCGCGCTCGACCAGGTCCACAATATCGAGGCGATCGCCGAGTTCGGCGTCGTCTTCCTGCTCTTCATGATCGGGCTCGAGCTGTCGTTCGAGCGCCTGTCGCGCCTGCGCAAGCTCGTGTTCGGCCTAGGCGCGCTGCAGCTCGGCCTGTCCGGCGTCGTGCTGGCCGGCATTGCGCTGTGGCTCGGGCAGCCGCCGGCGGCAGCAATCGTGCTCGGCGCCGGCCTCGCGCTGTCGTCGACGGCGGTGATCATCCCCGTCATGGCCGAGCGAAGGCGCCTCGGCACCGCGGCAGGGCGCACCGTCTTCTCGGTGCTGCTCTTCCAGGACCTGATGGTCGCGCCGCTGATCTTCCTCGTCACGATGCTGACGATCCGCACCGGCGACAGCCTCGGCGTCACGCTCGCTTACACGCTGCTGCCGGCTATCGCAGGCCTGCTGCTGCTGGTCGGCGGCGGCCGCCTCCTGCTGCGTCCGCTCTTCCATCACGTCGCCGCGGCGGGCTCGACCGAGTTCTTCATGGCGGCGTGCCTGCTCGTCGTCATCGGCACCGGCGTGATCACGGCGATCAGCGGCATGTCGATGAGCCTCGGCGCCTTCATCGCCGGCCTGCTGCTCGCCGAGACCGAGTACCGCCGCGAGATCGAGGTCACGATCGAGCCGTTCAAGGGCCTGCTGCTCGGCCTGTTCTTCGTGGCGATCGGCGCGGGCCTCGATTTCTCGGAGATCGCGCATCATCCCGCGCTGACCGTCGGCCTCGCCGCTGGCTTCATCGCGATCAAGATCGTCGTCACCTTCCTGTCGGCGCGCGCCATGAAGCTCTCGTGGCGGGTGGCGACCGAATCGGCCTTCATGCTGGCACCGGGCGGCGAGTTCGCCTTTGTGCTCGTCGGCGCGGCGATCGACGGCCGCATCATCGGCCACGCCGTCGGCGCCAACGTCGAGATCGCGGTCACGCTGTCGCTCTTCGCGGTGCCGTCGCTGGGCTGGGCGGCGCGCCGGCTGACCCGCCGGCTGCCGAGCGGCGATCGCCACCTCACCGCCGTGCCCAAGGTGGAAGAGGGCGGGGCGACGCCGCGGGCGCTGATCATCGGCTACGGCCGCGTCGGCCAGCTCATCGCCGAGATGCTGCGCAAGCACGAGATCACCTTCCTCGCGCTCGACGAGAGCATCGCGACGGTGCGGGAGCATCGGCGTAAAGGCGTGCCGATCACCTACGGCAACGCGAGCCGCATCGAGCTGCTCGAGCGCTGCGGGCTGATGGGGGTCGACACGGTGATCATCACGCTCGACCGCGCCGACGTCGCCGAGGAGATCGTCCGGCTGGTGCGGGCCAGGCGCGCCGACGTCACCATCGTCGCCCGCGCCCGCGATGCCGAGCACGCGGCCCGGCTCTACGAGCTCGGCGTTACCGACGCGGTGCCCGAAACCATCGAGGCGAGCCTGCAGCTGACCGAGGCGGTTCTGAGCGACATGGGCATGCCGATGGGCCTCGTCATCGCGTCGATCCACGAGAAGCGCGACGACTTCCGCAAGCTGCTACAGCCCGTGGCGGGCGCCGCCGAGGAACGGCGCGCGATCAAAATGTCGTTGCGCGTCAAGGACATGAACAAGCGTGTGGAAGCGGCACGCAAGAAGGAAAAGGACAGGGCCGCGCCTGGGCCGACGCCGAAGCTCGAGCCGGAAGGCGCGAGCCTCGAAGACCCGCCTAAGCCGCCAGCAGACGTTGAACTTCGTTGA